The proteins below come from a single Stigmatopora argus isolate UIUO_Sarg chromosome 11, RoL_Sarg_1.0, whole genome shotgun sequence genomic window:
- the ablim1a gene encoding actin-binding LIM protein 1a isoform X15 — translation MGEKNTGMQEQGYDGLCNYAQKITSCFGLDVAHAQDTHNDSKEKPLIQCYKCGQPCKGEVLRVQNKHFHLKCFTCKACGCDLAKGGFFMKNGDYLCTVDYQRMHGTRCNGCGDFVEGEVVTALGKTYHPACFVCTICKRPFPAGDRVTFNGKDCLCQYCVEPMSPGPKDILGASNCAGCGRDIKNGQALLALDKQWHLGCFKCKACGKVLTGEYISKDGAPYCEKDYQIHFGVQCEACHQFITGKVLEAGDKHYHPSCARCSRCNQMFTEGEEMYLQGSTVWHPGCKNTTRTEERHRERPTRSSSESICSRPGSSIPGSPGHTIYAKVDNEILDYRDLAAIPKVKAIYDIERPDLITYEPMYTTSLEESEERRESVGELLNARRERSPMPDEKSFRTMSPTLSNEGCYDKRERILQRSTSQGSLGSPVYNRHGYTPTLLRSPQHFHRPGTDPPSGRSSPLPIRPESRPGTPPLCLTPKHFHLPDQGSNIYRKPPIYKQYGTEGRRRSREEEEEDALKRKQLQEEHLNKIQSGLGKLILREEMEKEQHRERHSRSASAQRYDSKQDNGDADSTSPSKTNSLPGYGRNGLHRPQSTDFIQYNSYGDMCGGGREFQHIKDGRAALARMDRGVSMPNMLEPKVYPYEMLMITSRGRAKLPRDVDRTRLERHLAPEMFFDIFGMEIQEFDRLPLWKRNDMKKKAKLF, via the exons TGGCTCATGCGCAGGACACGCACAACGACTCCAAAGAGAAGCCACTGATCCAGTGCTATAAGTGCGGGCAGCCATGCAAGGGCGAGGTGCTTCGAGTGCAGAACAAACATTTCCACCTAAAGTGCTTCACATGTAAAG CGTGCGGATGTGACCTGGCCAAGGGGGGTTTCTTTATGAAGAATGGCGATTATCTCTGCACTGTGGACTACCAGCGCATGCACGGTACTCGATGCAACGGGTGCGGGGACTTTGTGGAGGGGGAAGTGGTCACAGCACTGGGCAAGACCTATCACCCTGCCTGCTTTGTTTGCACCATCTGCAA ACGGCCGTTCCCTGCTGGAGACAGGGTGACCTTTAACGGGAAGGACTGTCTGTGTCAGTACTGTGTTGAGCCCATGTCTCCAGGACCAAAAGACATCCTGGGTGCTAGTA ATTGTGCAGGATGCGGACGAGATATTAAGAACGGACAGGCTCTCCTGGCTTTGGATAAGCAGTGGCATCTTGGCTGCTTCAAGTGTAAGGCCTGTGGTAAAGTACTAACTGGAGAGTACATCAGCAA GGATGGTGCACCGTACTGTGAGAAGGACTACCAGATTCATTTTGGAGTGCAATGTGAGGCGTGCCATCAGTTCATCACAGGCAAAGTACTTGAG GCGGGGGATAAGCATTACCATCCCAGCTGTGCGAGATGCAGCAGGTGCAACCAGATGTTCACggaaggagaagaaatgtacCTGCAAG GATCAACAGTATGGCATCCTGGCTGCAAGAACACAACCAGAACAGAGGAGAGACACAGGGAGAGG CCTACGAGGTCGTCATCTGAGAGTATTTGTTCCAGACCTGGTTCAAGCATACCTGGCTCACCGGGTCACACAATCTAT GCAAAAGTAGACAATGAAATTCTTGATTACAGAGACCTAGCTGCCATTCCAAAAGTCAAAGCCATTTATGATATCGAGCGCCCTGACCTTATTACCTATGAACCCATGTACACCACCTCTTTGGAGGAGAGCGAGGAGAGACGAGAAAGTGTAGGAGAG CTCCTCAATGCCAGGAGGGAGCGGTCGCCCATGCCTGATGAAAAG tCTTTCCGAACCATGTCTCCAACCTTATCAAATGAG GGATGTTATGACAAAAGGGAACGCATTCTCCAAAGGTCCACCAGTCAGGGCTCCTTAGGCTCCCCAGTTTATAATCGCCATGGTTACACACCCACTCTGTTAAGATCCCCTCAGCACTTTCACAGACCAG GCACTGACCCACCAAGCGGCCGGAGCTCCCCTCTCCCGATACGGCCCGAGAGCCGGCCGGGCACGCCGCCTCTCTGTCTGACCCCTAAACATTTTCACCTTCCAG ATCAGGGAAGTAACATCTATAGGAAACCACCCATCTACAAACAATACG GCACAGAGGGAAGAAGACGATCcagagaggaagaggaggaagatgcCTTAAAAAGAAAGCAGCTTCAGGAAGAACATCTCAACAAG ATTCAGTCTGGTTTGGGAAAACTCATTCTCAGGGAGGAAATGGAAAAAGAGCAGCATAGGGAACGCCATTCAAGGAGTGCCTCTGCTCAACGCTATGACAGCAAGCAGGATAACGGTGATGCAG ATTCAACTTCTCCAAGTAAAACAAACTCTTTGCCTGGGTATGGGAGGAATGGTTTACACCGG CCCCAGTCAACCGATTTCATACAATACAACAGCTATGGTGACATGTGTGGTGGAGGCAGGG AGTTTCAG CACATTAAGGATGGCCGTGCAGCACTTGCAAGGATGGACAGGGGAGTATCTATGCCTAATATGTTGGAGCCCAAA GTGTATCCCTATGAGATGCTCATGATAACCAGTAGAGGGAGAGCTAAACTGCCCAGGGATGTGGACAGAACCCGTCTGGAG CGCCACTTAGCACCTGAAATGTTCTTTGACATCTTTGGAATGGAGATCCAGGAGTTTGACAGGCTTCCCCTGTGGAAACGCAACGACATGAAAAAGAAGGCCAAGCTTTTCTAA
- the ablim1a gene encoding actin-binding LIM protein 1a isoform X17, which translates to MVMVKEKVAHAQDTHNDSKEKPLIQCYKCGQPCKGEVLRVQNKHFHLKCFTCKACGCDLAKGGFFMKNGDYLCTVDYQRMHGTRCNGCGDFVEGEVVTALGKTYHPACFVCTICKRPFPAGDRVTFNGKDCLCQYCVEPMSPGPKDILGASNCAGCGRDIKNGQALLALDKQWHLGCFKCKACGKVLTGEYISKDGAPYCEKDYQIHFGVQCEACHQFITGKVLEAGDKHYHPSCARCSRCNQMFTEGEEMYLQGSTVWHPGCKNTTRTEERHRERPTRSSSESICSRPGSSIPGSPGHTIYAKVDNEILDYRDLAAIPKVKAIYDIERPDLITYEPMYTTSLEESEERRESVGELLNARRERSPMPDEKSFRTMSPTLSNEGCYDKRERILQRSTSQGSLGSPVYNRHGYTPTLLRSPQHFHRPDQGSNIYRKPPIYKQYGTEGRRRSREEEEEDALKRKQLQEEHLNKIQSGLGKLILREEMEKEQHRERHSRSASAQRYDSKQDNGDADSTSPSKTNSLPGYGRNGLHRPQSTDFIQYNSYGDMCGGGREFQHIKDGRAALARMDRGVSMPNMLEPKVYPYEMLMITSRGRAKLPRDVDRTRLERHLAPEMFFDIFGMEIQEFDRLPLWKRNDMKKKAKLF; encoded by the exons TGGCTCATGCGCAGGACACGCACAACGACTCCAAAGAGAAGCCACTGATCCAGTGCTATAAGTGCGGGCAGCCATGCAAGGGCGAGGTGCTTCGAGTGCAGAACAAACATTTCCACCTAAAGTGCTTCACATGTAAAG CGTGCGGATGTGACCTGGCCAAGGGGGGTTTCTTTATGAAGAATGGCGATTATCTCTGCACTGTGGACTACCAGCGCATGCACGGTACTCGATGCAACGGGTGCGGGGACTTTGTGGAGGGGGAAGTGGTCACAGCACTGGGCAAGACCTATCACCCTGCCTGCTTTGTTTGCACCATCTGCAA ACGGCCGTTCCCTGCTGGAGACAGGGTGACCTTTAACGGGAAGGACTGTCTGTGTCAGTACTGTGTTGAGCCCATGTCTCCAGGACCAAAAGACATCCTGGGTGCTAGTA ATTGTGCAGGATGCGGACGAGATATTAAGAACGGACAGGCTCTCCTGGCTTTGGATAAGCAGTGGCATCTTGGCTGCTTCAAGTGTAAGGCCTGTGGTAAAGTACTAACTGGAGAGTACATCAGCAA GGATGGTGCACCGTACTGTGAGAAGGACTACCAGATTCATTTTGGAGTGCAATGTGAGGCGTGCCATCAGTTCATCACAGGCAAAGTACTTGAG GCGGGGGATAAGCATTACCATCCCAGCTGTGCGAGATGCAGCAGGTGCAACCAGATGTTCACggaaggagaagaaatgtacCTGCAAG GATCAACAGTATGGCATCCTGGCTGCAAGAACACAACCAGAACAGAGGAGAGACACAGGGAGAGG CCTACGAGGTCGTCATCTGAGAGTATTTGTTCCAGACCTGGTTCAAGCATACCTGGCTCACCGGGTCACACAATCTAT GCAAAAGTAGACAATGAAATTCTTGATTACAGAGACCTAGCTGCCATTCCAAAAGTCAAAGCCATTTATGATATCGAGCGCCCTGACCTTATTACCTATGAACCCATGTACACCACCTCTTTGGAGGAGAGCGAGGAGAGACGAGAAAGTGTAGGAGAG CTCCTCAATGCCAGGAGGGAGCGGTCGCCCATGCCTGATGAAAAG tCTTTCCGAACCATGTCTCCAACCTTATCAAATGAG GGATGTTATGACAAAAGGGAACGCATTCTCCAAAGGTCCACCAGTCAGGGCTCCTTAGGCTCCCCAGTTTATAATCGCCATGGTTACACACCCACTCTGTTAAGATCCCCTCAGCACTTTCACAGACCAG ATCAGGGAAGTAACATCTATAGGAAACCACCCATCTACAAACAATACG GCACAGAGGGAAGAAGACGATCcagagaggaagaggaggaagatgcCTTAAAAAGAAAGCAGCTTCAGGAAGAACATCTCAACAAG ATTCAGTCTGGTTTGGGAAAACTCATTCTCAGGGAGGAAATGGAAAAAGAGCAGCATAGGGAACGCCATTCAAGGAGTGCCTCTGCTCAACGCTATGACAGCAAGCAGGATAACGGTGATGCAG ATTCAACTTCTCCAAGTAAAACAAACTCTTTGCCTGGGTATGGGAGGAATGGTTTACACCGG CCCCAGTCAACCGATTTCATACAATACAACAGCTATGGTGACATGTGTGGTGGAGGCAGGG AGTTTCAG CACATTAAGGATGGCCGTGCAGCACTTGCAAGGATGGACAGGGGAGTATCTATGCCTAATATGTTGGAGCCCAAA GTGTATCCCTATGAGATGCTCATGATAACCAGTAGAGGGAGAGCTAAACTGCCCAGGGATGTGGACAGAACCCGTCTGGAG CGCCACTTAGCACCTGAAATGTTCTTTGACATCTTTGGAATGGAGATCCAGGAGTTTGACAGGCTTCCCCTGTGGAAACGCAACGACATGAAAAAGAAGGCCAAGCTTTTCTAA
- the ablim1a gene encoding actin-binding LIM protein 1a isoform X1 yields MPTLPNLDSLGKLCSSNHSQNINHVRLKRKNSIKRMSIIEDGHVAEVLYLIPKQYMEQLPYLNPNDYYLSEKLHDFASVAHAQDTHNDSKEKPLIQCYKCGQPCKGEVLRVQNKHFHLKCFTCKACGCDLAKGGFFMKNGDYLCTVDYQRMHGTRCNGCGDFVEGEVVTALGKTYHPACFVCTICKRPFPAGDRVTFNGKDCLCQYCVEPMSPGPKDILGASNCAGCGRDIKNGQALLALDKQWHLGCFKCKACGKVLTGEYISKDGAPYCEKDYQIHFGVQCEACHQFITGKVLEAGDKHYHPSCARCSRCNQMFTEGEEMYLQGSTVWHPGCKNTTRTEERHRERLLPPSLIFLQKTERQPTRSSSESICSRPGSSIPGSPGHTIYAKVDNEILDYRDLAAIPKVKAIYDIERPDLITYEPMYTTSLEESEERRESVGELLNARRERSPMPDEKSFRTMSPTLSNEGCYDKRERILQRSTSQGSLGSPVYNRHGYTPTLLRSPQHFHRPAEALTGMQKLCSSLCSNSVGSRNSDSRPSSPFRHHFLPHSQGTDPPSGRSSPLPIRPESRPGTPPLCLTPKHFHLPDQGSNIYRKPPIYKQYGTEGRRRSREEEEEDALKRKQLQEEHLNKIQSGLGKLILREEMEKEQHRERHSRSASAQRYDSKQDNGDADSTSPSKTNSLPGYGRNGLHRPQSTDFIQYNSYGDMCGGGREFQHIKDGRAALARMDRGVSMPNMLEPKVYPYEMLMITSRGRAKLPRDVDRTRLERHLAPEMFFDIFGMEIQEFDRLPLWKRNDMKKKAKLF; encoded by the exons TGGCTCATGCGCAGGACACGCACAACGACTCCAAAGAGAAGCCACTGATCCAGTGCTATAAGTGCGGGCAGCCATGCAAGGGCGAGGTGCTTCGAGTGCAGAACAAACATTTCCACCTAAAGTGCTTCACATGTAAAG CGTGCGGATGTGACCTGGCCAAGGGGGGTTTCTTTATGAAGAATGGCGATTATCTCTGCACTGTGGACTACCAGCGCATGCACGGTACTCGATGCAACGGGTGCGGGGACTTTGTGGAGGGGGAAGTGGTCACAGCACTGGGCAAGACCTATCACCCTGCCTGCTTTGTTTGCACCATCTGCAA ACGGCCGTTCCCTGCTGGAGACAGGGTGACCTTTAACGGGAAGGACTGTCTGTGTCAGTACTGTGTTGAGCCCATGTCTCCAGGACCAAAAGACATCCTGGGTGCTAGTA ATTGTGCAGGATGCGGACGAGATATTAAGAACGGACAGGCTCTCCTGGCTTTGGATAAGCAGTGGCATCTTGGCTGCTTCAAGTGTAAGGCCTGTGGTAAAGTACTAACTGGAGAGTACATCAGCAA GGATGGTGCACCGTACTGTGAGAAGGACTACCAGATTCATTTTGGAGTGCAATGTGAGGCGTGCCATCAGTTCATCACAGGCAAAGTACTTGAG GCGGGGGATAAGCATTACCATCCCAGCTGTGCGAGATGCAGCAGGTGCAACCAGATGTTCACggaaggagaagaaatgtacCTGCAAG GATCAACAGTATGGCATCCTGGCTGCAAGAACACAACCAGAACAGAGGAGAGACACAGGGAGAGG CTACTGCCTCCGTCcctcatttttcttcaaaaaacagaAAGGCAG CCTACGAGGTCGTCATCTGAGAGTATTTGTTCCAGACCTGGTTCAAGCATACCTGGCTCACCGGGTCACACAATCTAT GCAAAAGTAGACAATGAAATTCTTGATTACAGAGACCTAGCTGCCATTCCAAAAGTCAAAGCCATTTATGATATCGAGCGCCCTGACCTTATTACCTATGAACCCATGTACACCACCTCTTTGGAGGAGAGCGAGGAGAGACGAGAAAGTGTAGGAGAG CTCCTCAATGCCAGGAGGGAGCGGTCGCCCATGCCTGATGAAAAG tCTTTCCGAACCATGTCTCCAACCTTATCAAATGAG GGATGTTATGACAAAAGGGAACGCATTCTCCAAAGGTCCACCAGTCAGGGCTCCTTAGGCTCCCCAGTTTATAATCGCCATGGTTACACACCCACTCTGTTAAGATCCCCTCAGCACTTTCACAGACCAG CAGAAGCTTTGACAGGCATGCAGAAACTCTGCTCCTCCCTGTGCAGTAACAGTGTGGGCTCCAGAAATAGTGACTCCCGCCCCTCCTCCCCTTTTAGACATCACTTCCTCCCCCATAGCCAAG GCACTGACCCACCAAGCGGCCGGAGCTCCCCTCTCCCGATACGGCCCGAGAGCCGGCCGGGCACGCCGCCTCTCTGTCTGACCCCTAAACATTTTCACCTTCCAG ATCAGGGAAGTAACATCTATAGGAAACCACCCATCTACAAACAATACG GCACAGAGGGAAGAAGACGATCcagagaggaagaggaggaagatgcCTTAAAAAGAAAGCAGCTTCAGGAAGAACATCTCAACAAG ATTCAGTCTGGTTTGGGAAAACTCATTCTCAGGGAGGAAATGGAAAAAGAGCAGCATAGGGAACGCCATTCAAGGAGTGCCTCTGCTCAACGCTATGACAGCAAGCAGGATAACGGTGATGCAG ATTCAACTTCTCCAAGTAAAACAAACTCTTTGCCTGGGTATGGGAGGAATGGTTTACACCGG CCCCAGTCAACCGATTTCATACAATACAACAGCTATGGTGACATGTGTGGTGGAGGCAGGG AGTTTCAG CACATTAAGGATGGCCGTGCAGCACTTGCAAGGATGGACAGGGGAGTATCTATGCCTAATATGTTGGAGCCCAAA GTGTATCCCTATGAGATGCTCATGATAACCAGTAGAGGGAGAGCTAAACTGCCCAGGGATGTGGACAGAACCCGTCTGGAG CGCCACTTAGCACCTGAAATGTTCTTTGACATCTTTGGAATGGAGATCCAGGAGTTTGACAGGCTTCCCCTGTGGAAACGCAACGACATGAAAAAGAAGGCCAAGCTTTTCTAA
- the ablim1a gene encoding actin-binding LIM protein 1a isoform X7 → MGEKNTGMQEQGYDGLCNYAQKITSCFGLDVAHAQDTHNDSKEKPLIQCYKCGQPCKGEVLRVQNKHFHLKCFTCKACGCDLAKGGFFMKNGDYLCTVDYQRMHGTRCNGCGDFVEGEVVTALGKTYHPACFVCTICKRPFPAGDRVTFNGKDCLCQYCVEPMSPGPKDILGASNCAGCGRDIKNGQALLALDKQWHLGCFKCKACGKVLTGEYISKDGAPYCEKDYQIHFGVQCEACHQFITGKVLEAGDKHYHPSCARCSRCNQMFTEGEEMYLQGSTVWHPGCKNTTRTEERHRERLLPPSLIFLQKTERQPTRSSSESICSRPGSSIPGSPGHTIYAKVDNEILDYRDLAAIPKVKAIYDIERPDLITYEPMYTTSLEESEERRESVGELLNARRERSPMPDEKSFRTMSPTLSNEGCYDKRERILQRSTSQGSLGSPVYNRHGYTPTLLRSPQHFHRPAEALTGMQKLCSSLCSNSVGSRNSDSRPSSPFRHHFLPHSQGTDPPSGRSSPLPIRPESRPGTPPLCLTPKHFHLPDQGSNIYRKPPIYKQYGTEGRRRSREEEEEDALKRKQLQEEHLNKIQSGLGKLILREEMEKEQHRERHSRSASAQRYDSKQDNGDADSTSPSKTNSLPGYGRNGLHRPQSTDFIQYNSYGDMCGGGREFQHIKDGRAALARMDRGVSMPNMLEPKVYPYEMLMITSRGRAKLPRDVDRTRLERHLAPEMFFDIFGMEIQEFDRLPLWKRNDMKKKAKLF, encoded by the exons TGGCTCATGCGCAGGACACGCACAACGACTCCAAAGAGAAGCCACTGATCCAGTGCTATAAGTGCGGGCAGCCATGCAAGGGCGAGGTGCTTCGAGTGCAGAACAAACATTTCCACCTAAAGTGCTTCACATGTAAAG CGTGCGGATGTGACCTGGCCAAGGGGGGTTTCTTTATGAAGAATGGCGATTATCTCTGCACTGTGGACTACCAGCGCATGCACGGTACTCGATGCAACGGGTGCGGGGACTTTGTGGAGGGGGAAGTGGTCACAGCACTGGGCAAGACCTATCACCCTGCCTGCTTTGTTTGCACCATCTGCAA ACGGCCGTTCCCTGCTGGAGACAGGGTGACCTTTAACGGGAAGGACTGTCTGTGTCAGTACTGTGTTGAGCCCATGTCTCCAGGACCAAAAGACATCCTGGGTGCTAGTA ATTGTGCAGGATGCGGACGAGATATTAAGAACGGACAGGCTCTCCTGGCTTTGGATAAGCAGTGGCATCTTGGCTGCTTCAAGTGTAAGGCCTGTGGTAAAGTACTAACTGGAGAGTACATCAGCAA GGATGGTGCACCGTACTGTGAGAAGGACTACCAGATTCATTTTGGAGTGCAATGTGAGGCGTGCCATCAGTTCATCACAGGCAAAGTACTTGAG GCGGGGGATAAGCATTACCATCCCAGCTGTGCGAGATGCAGCAGGTGCAACCAGATGTTCACggaaggagaagaaatgtacCTGCAAG GATCAACAGTATGGCATCCTGGCTGCAAGAACACAACCAGAACAGAGGAGAGACACAGGGAGAGG CTACTGCCTCCGTCcctcatttttcttcaaaaaacagaAAGGCAG CCTACGAGGTCGTCATCTGAGAGTATTTGTTCCAGACCTGGTTCAAGCATACCTGGCTCACCGGGTCACACAATCTAT GCAAAAGTAGACAATGAAATTCTTGATTACAGAGACCTAGCTGCCATTCCAAAAGTCAAAGCCATTTATGATATCGAGCGCCCTGACCTTATTACCTATGAACCCATGTACACCACCTCTTTGGAGGAGAGCGAGGAGAGACGAGAAAGTGTAGGAGAG CTCCTCAATGCCAGGAGGGAGCGGTCGCCCATGCCTGATGAAAAG tCTTTCCGAACCATGTCTCCAACCTTATCAAATGAG GGATGTTATGACAAAAGGGAACGCATTCTCCAAAGGTCCACCAGTCAGGGCTCCTTAGGCTCCCCAGTTTATAATCGCCATGGTTACACACCCACTCTGTTAAGATCCCCTCAGCACTTTCACAGACCAG CAGAAGCTTTGACAGGCATGCAGAAACTCTGCTCCTCCCTGTGCAGTAACAGTGTGGGCTCCAGAAATAGTGACTCCCGCCCCTCCTCCCCTTTTAGACATCACTTCCTCCCCCATAGCCAAG GCACTGACCCACCAAGCGGCCGGAGCTCCCCTCTCCCGATACGGCCCGAGAGCCGGCCGGGCACGCCGCCTCTCTGTCTGACCCCTAAACATTTTCACCTTCCAG ATCAGGGAAGTAACATCTATAGGAAACCACCCATCTACAAACAATACG GCACAGAGGGAAGAAGACGATCcagagaggaagaggaggaagatgcCTTAAAAAGAAAGCAGCTTCAGGAAGAACATCTCAACAAG ATTCAGTCTGGTTTGGGAAAACTCATTCTCAGGGAGGAAATGGAAAAAGAGCAGCATAGGGAACGCCATTCAAGGAGTGCCTCTGCTCAACGCTATGACAGCAAGCAGGATAACGGTGATGCAG ATTCAACTTCTCCAAGTAAAACAAACTCTTTGCCTGGGTATGGGAGGAATGGTTTACACCGG CCCCAGTCAACCGATTTCATACAATACAACAGCTATGGTGACATGTGTGGTGGAGGCAGGG AGTTTCAG CACATTAAGGATGGCCGTGCAGCACTTGCAAGGATGGACAGGGGAGTATCTATGCCTAATATGTTGGAGCCCAAA GTGTATCCCTATGAGATGCTCATGATAACCAGTAGAGGGAGAGCTAAACTGCCCAGGGATGTGGACAGAACCCGTCTGGAG CGCCACTTAGCACCTGAAATGTTCTTTGACATCTTTGGAATGGAGATCCAGGAGTTTGACAGGCTTCCCCTGTGGAAACGCAACGACATGAAAAAGAAGGCCAAGCTTTTCTAA
- the ablim1a gene encoding actin-binding LIM protein 1a isoform X4 has translation MPTLPNLDSLGKLCSSNHSQNINHVRLKRKNSIKRMSIIEDGHVAEVLYLIPKQYMEQLPYLNPNDYYLSEKLHDFASVAHAQDTHNDSKEKPLIQCYKCGQPCKGEVLRVQNKHFHLKCFTCKACGCDLAKGGFFMKNGDYLCTVDYQRMHGTRCNGCGDFVEGEVVTALGKTYHPACFVCTICKRPFPAGDRVTFNGKDCLCQYCVEPMSPGPKDILGASNCAGCGRDIKNGQALLALDKQWHLGCFKCKACGKVLTGEYISKDGAPYCEKDYQIHFGVQCEACHQFITGKVLEAGDKHYHPSCARCSRCNQMFTEGEEMYLQGSTVWHPGCKNTTRTEERHRERPTRSSSESICSRPGSSIPGSPGHTIYAKVDNEILDYRDLAAIPKVKAIYDIERPDLITYEPMYTTSLEESEERRESVGELLNARRERSPMPDEKSFRTMSPTLSNEGCYDKRERILQRSTSQGSLGSPVYNRHGYTPTLLRSPQHFHRPEALTGMQKLCSSLCSNSVGSRNSDSRPSSPFRHHFLPHSQGTDPPSGRSSPLPIRPESRPGTPPLCLTPKHFHLPDQGSNIYRKPPIYKQYGTEGRRRSREEEEEDALKRKQLQEEHLNKIQSGLGKLILREEMEKEQHRERHSRSASAQRYDSKQDNGDADSTSPSKTNSLPGYGRNGLHRPQSTDFIQYNSYGDMCGGGREFQHIKDGRAALARMDRGVSMPNMLEPKVYPYEMLMITSRGRAKLPRDVDRTRLERHLAPEMFFDIFGMEIQEFDRLPLWKRNDMKKKAKLF, from the exons TGGCTCATGCGCAGGACACGCACAACGACTCCAAAGAGAAGCCACTGATCCAGTGCTATAAGTGCGGGCAGCCATGCAAGGGCGAGGTGCTTCGAGTGCAGAACAAACATTTCCACCTAAAGTGCTTCACATGTAAAG CGTGCGGATGTGACCTGGCCAAGGGGGGTTTCTTTATGAAGAATGGCGATTATCTCTGCACTGTGGACTACCAGCGCATGCACGGTACTCGATGCAACGGGTGCGGGGACTTTGTGGAGGGGGAAGTGGTCACAGCACTGGGCAAGACCTATCACCCTGCCTGCTTTGTTTGCACCATCTGCAA ACGGCCGTTCCCTGCTGGAGACAGGGTGACCTTTAACGGGAAGGACTGTCTGTGTCAGTACTGTGTTGAGCCCATGTCTCCAGGACCAAAAGACATCCTGGGTGCTAGTA ATTGTGCAGGATGCGGACGAGATATTAAGAACGGACAGGCTCTCCTGGCTTTGGATAAGCAGTGGCATCTTGGCTGCTTCAAGTGTAAGGCCTGTGGTAAAGTACTAACTGGAGAGTACATCAGCAA GGATGGTGCACCGTACTGTGAGAAGGACTACCAGATTCATTTTGGAGTGCAATGTGAGGCGTGCCATCAGTTCATCACAGGCAAAGTACTTGAG GCGGGGGATAAGCATTACCATCCCAGCTGTGCGAGATGCAGCAGGTGCAACCAGATGTTCACggaaggagaagaaatgtacCTGCAAG GATCAACAGTATGGCATCCTGGCTGCAAGAACACAACCAGAACAGAGGAGAGACACAGGGAGAGG CCTACGAGGTCGTCATCTGAGAGTATTTGTTCCAGACCTGGTTCAAGCATACCTGGCTCACCGGGTCACACAATCTAT GCAAAAGTAGACAATGAAATTCTTGATTACAGAGACCTAGCTGCCATTCCAAAAGTCAAAGCCATTTATGATATCGAGCGCCCTGACCTTATTACCTATGAACCCATGTACACCACCTCTTTGGAGGAGAGCGAGGAGAGACGAGAAAGTGTAGGAGAG CTCCTCAATGCCAGGAGGGAGCGGTCGCCCATGCCTGATGAAAAG tCTTTCCGAACCATGTCTCCAACCTTATCAAATGAG GGATGTTATGACAAAAGGGAACGCATTCTCCAAAGGTCCACCAGTCAGGGCTCCTTAGGCTCCCCAGTTTATAATCGCCATGGTTACACACCCACTCTGTTAAGATCCCCTCAGCACTTTCACAGACCAG AAGCTTTGACAGGCATGCAGAAACTCTGCTCCTCCCTGTGCAGTAACAGTGTGGGCTCCAGAAATAGTGACTCCCGCCCCTCCTCCCCTTTTAGACATCACTTCCTCCCCCATAGCCAAG GCACTGACCCACCAAGCGGCCGGAGCTCCCCTCTCCCGATACGGCCCGAGAGCCGGCCGGGCACGCCGCCTCTCTGTCTGACCCCTAAACATTTTCACCTTCCAG ATCAGGGAAGTAACATCTATAGGAAACCACCCATCTACAAACAATACG GCACAGAGGGAAGAAGACGATCcagagaggaagaggaggaagatgcCTTAAAAAGAAAGCAGCTTCAGGAAGAACATCTCAACAAG ATTCAGTCTGGTTTGGGAAAACTCATTCTCAGGGAGGAAATGGAAAAAGAGCAGCATAGGGAACGCCATTCAAGGAGTGCCTCTGCTCAACGCTATGACAGCAAGCAGGATAACGGTGATGCAG ATTCAACTTCTCCAAGTAAAACAAACTCTTTGCCTGGGTATGGGAGGAATGGTTTACACCGG CCCCAGTCAACCGATTTCATACAATACAACAGCTATGGTGACATGTGTGGTGGAGGCAGGG AGTTTCAG CACATTAAGGATGGCCGTGCAGCACTTGCAAGGATGGACAGGGGAGTATCTATGCCTAATATGTTGGAGCCCAAA GTGTATCCCTATGAGATGCTCATGATAACCAGTAGAGGGAGAGCTAAACTGCCCAGGGATGTGGACAGAACCCGTCTGGAG CGCCACTTAGCACCTGAAATGTTCTTTGACATCTTTGGAATGGAGATCCAGGAGTTTGACAGGCTTCCCCTGTGGAAACGCAACGACATGAAAAAGAAGGCCAAGCTTTTCTAA